From the Billgrantia sulfidoxydans genome, one window contains:
- a CDS encoding ATP-binding protein, which translates to MLGWLSGIAIIVTGATWLLHGILLQDLARDFLGERLKREADHAIEQVQKDHIATPIVLDSASRGFQAFHHLYVLRLGSDISSSDPRWVKALDFLLDDTSDDLVEVRDGEQHLLVYRRSFSLEEERGVLLVGEDFSQVEAGLHELHWWVAAIAAVLLLLLVLLNILAVNRGLIPLSRLRDQLGELRTGDRERLSLDVPSELDSFVIQLNRFMDEIDSRLQRSRDSVANLSHALKTPLAAVTQVLRGTRPIDDTRRQKLVQRLEEIHAQLDAELRRSRIAGPNAGRMSDLHRDCTRLTEMFRGLYPNINFTMSLPGEFEKRVPIESQDFSEMLGIVLDNAGKWASSKVDSRIVLDDVLRITVEDDGPGVPVDDLPRLGQRGRRLDESHPGYGLGLSILWQLMTRYAGKVRFEPSALGGLCVRMEVPIKESTD; encoded by the coding sequence CTCTGGTATTGCCATCATCGTGACCGGAGCCACATGGCTGCTGCATGGTATCTTGCTTCAAGACCTGGCGCGCGATTTTCTCGGAGAGCGCCTGAAACGAGAAGCCGACCATGCGATTGAACAAGTCCAAAAGGATCATATTGCTACCCCCATCGTGCTGGATTCCGCCAGCCGTGGTTTTCAAGCCTTTCACCACTTGTACGTTCTACGCTTAGGAAGCGATATCTCCTCTTCAGACCCACGTTGGGTGAAGGCACTGGACTTTTTGTTGGATGACACCAGTGATGATCTCGTGGAAGTCAGGGATGGTGAGCAACATTTATTGGTATATCGGCGGTCTTTCTCTTTGGAGGAAGAGCGTGGGGTGCTTCTTGTTGGTGAAGATTTTTCTCAGGTAGAAGCGGGGCTGCATGAGCTTCACTGGTGGGTAGCGGCTATTGCGGCAGTTCTGTTACTGCTCCTGGTGCTGCTGAATATTCTGGCGGTCAATCGAGGCTTGATACCTCTCTCACGCCTACGGGATCAACTTGGAGAACTTCGAACTGGAGATCGAGAGCGTCTATCCTTGGATGTTCCCTCTGAGCTAGATAGCTTCGTCATTCAGCTCAACCGATTCATGGATGAGATCGATAGTCGTTTGCAACGATCTCGCGACTCGGTAGCAAACCTGTCTCACGCACTCAAGACGCCGCTCGCGGCGGTGACCCAGGTGCTGCGAGGGACGCGTCCTATTGATGATACTCGTCGCCAGAAGCTGGTGCAGCGTCTCGAGGAGATTCACGCCCAACTGGATGCAGAACTTAGGCGGTCAAGGATTGCGGGACCAAACGCGGGGCGTATGTCTGATCTCCATCGTGATTGCACAAGGTTGACCGAGATGTTTCGAGGTCTTTACCCAAACATTAATTTCACCATGAGCTTGCCGGGGGAATTTGAGAAACGTGTACCCATCGAATCTCAGGACTTTTCCGAAATGCTAGGGATTGTGCTTGACAATGCCGGCAAGTGGGCCAGTAGCAAAGTGGACAGTCGCATTGTGCTCGATGATGTCCTCAGGATTACCGTTGAGGATGACGGTCCTGGTGTTCCAGTAGATGACCTGCCTCGCCTTGGCCAGCGCGGCCGGCGGCTGGATGAAAGTCATCCTGGGTATGGCCTTGGCTTGTCTATTCTGTGGCAACTCATGACGCGCTATGCCGGGAAAGTGAGGTTTGAGCCCAGTGCACTGGGGGGCTTGTGCGTGAGGATGGAGGTGCCCATCAAGGAATCTACCGATTAA
- a CDS encoding copper resistance system multicopper oxidase, whose product MANSRVITHPMSRRQILKGGAALGLGSAAALSLRPSWANPWGQTNVYSKGVEEGPEVSLAIRRESILIDGKEARPISINGTSPGPMIRLKEGQDAVLRVTNLLDEPTSIHWHGLILPPGMDGVPGVSFPGIAPGETFTYRFPVRQNGTYWYHSHSGLQEQLGHAGPLIIDAAGREPFRYDREHVLLLTDWTFEDPMSVFRNLKTAEGYYNFQERTIADFFADVREEGFAATAEMRGMWAKMRMSSRDIADVTGSTYTYLLNGHSPEENWTALFQAGERVRLRVINGSAMSYFDVRIPGLKMTVVAADGQPVQPVPVDEFRIGVAETYDVLVAPEDDTAYTIFAEAMDRSGYARATLAPREGMAAEIPERRKIADRGMEAMGAHGMEGMDHSGMGGSDMQGMDHSGMNGSDMQGLDHSSMQGMDHSNMQGMSNERSRINANGMLAAGAAQPGSRYDQAGIGIDPEARRMLVYRDLKAFTPWPDRREPERELELHLTGNMERYMWSFDGKKFSEVTGPIRFNKDERLRLILVNDTMMEHPIHLHGMWMELENGQGELIPRKHTLNVKPGERVSALITADAEGSWAFHCHLLYHMDAGMFRVVKVS is encoded by the coding sequence ATGGCAAACTCGCGCGTCATCACGCACCCGATGTCACGTCGTCAGATCCTCAAAGGCGGTGCGGCGCTTGGCCTTGGGTCGGCAGCGGCCCTTAGCCTACGTCCTAGCTGGGCCAACCCCTGGGGTCAGACCAATGTCTATTCCAAGGGAGTCGAAGAGGGGCCGGAGGTGTCGCTGGCCATCCGCCGCGAATCGATCCTGATCGACGGCAAGGAGGCACGCCCGATCAGCATCAACGGCACCAGCCCCGGGCCGATGATCCGGCTCAAGGAAGGCCAGGACGCCGTGCTGCGGGTCACCAACCTGCTCGACGAGCCCACGTCCATCCACTGGCATGGCCTGATCCTGCCGCCTGGGATGGATGGCGTACCGGGAGTGAGCTTTCCCGGCATCGCGCCGGGCGAGACCTTCACCTACCGTTTCCCCGTTCGCCAGAACGGTACCTACTGGTATCACAGCCACTCCGGCCTGCAGGAGCAGCTCGGCCATGCTGGCCCGCTGATCATCGATGCCGCCGGACGCGAGCCCTTCCGCTACGACCGTGAGCATGTGCTGCTGCTCACCGACTGGACCTTCGAGGACCCCATGTCGGTGTTCCGTAACCTGAAGACCGCCGAGGGCTACTACAACTTCCAGGAGCGCACCATCGCCGACTTCTTCGCCGACGTGCGTGAGGAAGGCTTTGCTGCCACCGCCGAGATGCGTGGTATGTGGGCGAAGATGCGCATGAGCTCTCGCGACATCGCCGACGTCACCGGCAGCACCTACACCTACCTGCTCAATGGTCATTCCCCCGAAGAGAACTGGACGGCGTTGTTCCAGGCCGGTGAGCGGGTCCGCCTGCGGGTGATCAACGGCTCGGCGATGTCCTACTTCGATGTGCGTATTCCCGGATTGAAGATGACCGTGGTGGCAGCCGACGGTCAGCCGGTGCAGCCGGTACCGGTCGACGAGTTCCGGATAGGGGTGGCCGAGACCTACGACGTGCTGGTCGCCCCCGAGGACGACACGGCCTATACGATCTTCGCCGAGGCAATGGATCGCAGCGGTTACGCCCGCGCCACCCTTGCGCCGCGCGAGGGCATGGCCGCCGAGATCCCCGAGCGACGCAAGATTGCCGACCGCGGCATGGAGGCCATGGGGGCCCACGGCATGGAGGGCATGGACCACTCCGGGATGGGCGGCTCAGACATGCAGGGCATGGATCATTCCGGCATGAACGGCTCGGACATGCAGGGCCTGGATCACTCCAGCATGCAGGGCATGGACCATTCCAACATGCAGGGCATGTCGAATGAGCGCAGCAGGATCAATGCCAACGGCATGTTGGCGGCGGGGGCGGCCCAGCCGGGATCCCGCTACGACCAGGCCGGCATCGGCATCGACCCGGAGGCGCGACGCATGCTGGTCTACCGGGACCTCAAGGCCTTCACTCCCTGGCCGGACCGCCGTGAACCGGAGCGGGAACTGGAACTGCACCTCACCGGCAACATGGAACGCTACATGTGGTCCTTTGACGGCAAGAAGTTCAGCGAGGTGACCGGCCCCATCCGCTTCAACAAGGACGAGCGCCTGCGCCTGATCCTGGTCAACGACACCATGATGGAGCACCCCATCCACCTGCATGGCA